The following proteins are co-located in the Streptomyces bottropensis ATCC 25435 genome:
- a CDS encoding alpha-E domain-containing protein encodes MNDVILSRIAEALTWTGRYVERADATGRILDAYLHRLLEDPWRDEDVACRSLYAILGVDAPDRHCDMQQVLDQLAFDARSTGSIEGALGAARLNARSAREAVSSEMWECLNSTWHALADQRTAARRTGGPYAYLELVRRRTALFFGLADSTMSRDDSWRFVVLGRSLERVDMTVRLLSVRVLDAAHAPDWPTLLSASGADEAYARVHGGFGDSPKVAEFLLLDRDFPRSALHALTTAEECLAALGRPRQDPARRPIGALRTHLEYLDSEALEAGLPTLLRDLQQACMASAEAVAEKFFPYQGPVEWAQEGA; translated from the coding sequence ATGAACGACGTCATCCTCTCCCGGATAGCCGAGGCCCTGACCTGGACGGGCCGGTACGTGGAACGGGCCGACGCGACGGGCCGCATCCTCGACGCCTACCTCCACCGCCTGCTCGAAGACCCCTGGCGCGACGAGGACGTGGCCTGCCGCTCGCTGTACGCGATCCTCGGCGTGGACGCCCCCGACCGGCACTGCGACATGCAGCAGGTGCTGGACCAGCTGGCCTTCGACGCCCGCTCGACCGGCTCCATCGAGGGCGCGCTCGGGGCGGCGCGCCTCAATGCCCGCAGCGCCCGCGAGGCCGTCTCCTCCGAGATGTGGGAGTGCCTCAACTCCACCTGGCACGCCCTCGCCGACCAGCGGACGGCCGCGCGCCGCACGGGCGGCCCGTACGCCTATCTGGAGCTGGTACGACGGCGTACGGCCCTCTTCTTCGGGCTCGCCGACTCGACGATGAGCCGGGACGACAGCTGGCGTTTCGTGGTGCTGGGCCGCAGCCTGGAGCGGGTGGATATGACCGTACGGCTGCTGTCGGTGCGGGTGCTGGACGCGGCGCACGCGCCCGACTGGCCGACCCTGCTGAGCGCGAGCGGCGCCGACGAGGCGTACGCGCGCGTGCACGGCGGCTTCGGCGACAGTCCCAAGGTCGCCGAGTTCCTGCTGCTCGACCGGGACTTCCCGCGCTCGGCGCTGCACGCGCTGACCACGGCGGAGGAGTGCCTGGCCGCGCTCGGCCGTCCCCGTCAGGACCCGGCCCGCCGCCCGATCGGCGCCCTGCGCACCCACCTCGAATACCTCGACTCCGAGGCCCTGGAGGCCGGCCTGCCGACGCTGTTGCGGGACCTGCAGCAGGCGTGCATGGCCTCGGCGGAGGCGGTGGCCGAGAAGTTCTTCCCGTACCAGGGCCCCGTCGAGTGGGCCCAGGAAGGCGCGTGA
- a CDS encoding circularly permuted type 2 ATP-grasp protein: MADIFDAYALADAWDEMFERPGEVRTAYEPVLAALQPIEPAELRFRADQMARAFTDRGVTYAFAGEERPWPLDLVPRILDALEWDLIQRGVAQRVRALEAYLADAYGPCRAFEDGVVPWRLLLNSPHFHRAAHGVEPPGGVRIHVAGIDLVRDEAGDFRVLEDNVRVPSGVSYVIENRRAMTRVFPSLFSEQHVVPVDGYAQRLLAALRAAAPGGIGDPRVVVLTPGPSNAAYFEHALLARLMGVQLVEGHDLVCRGNRVWMRTTRGEMPVHVVYRRLDDDFLDPLHFRPDSVIGCPGIMGAAMAGNVTLANAVGNGIADDKLLYTYVPDLIRYYLREEPVLPNVESFRPDEPGQLEAVLDQIDQLVIKPVDGAGGQGIVIGPKADRETLERTREAVRADPRGWIAQRPVALSTSPTLAGERMAPRHIDLRPFAVNDGSDVWVLPGGLTRVALQEGNLIVNSSQGGGSKDTWVLAEGSAEPRRAETGGPLPEKAPRQLGPDGIRTIVQEGAQQQ; encoded by the coding sequence ATGGCGGACATATTTGACGCCTACGCGTTGGCCGACGCGTGGGACGAGATGTTTGAGCGGCCGGGTGAGGTCAGGACCGCCTATGAGCCGGTGCTGGCGGCGCTCCAACCCATCGAGCCGGCCGAGCTGCGATTCCGGGCGGACCAGATGGCTCGCGCGTTCACCGACCGGGGCGTGACCTACGCCTTCGCGGGCGAGGAGAGACCCTGGCCGCTGGACCTGGTGCCGAGAATCCTGGACGCCCTGGAGTGGGACCTCATCCAGCGCGGAGTCGCCCAGCGCGTACGGGCGCTGGAGGCGTACCTCGCGGACGCGTACGGGCCGTGCCGCGCCTTCGAGGACGGGGTCGTGCCCTGGCGGCTGCTCCTCAACTCCCCTCACTTCCACCGGGCCGCGCACGGCGTGGAGCCGCCGGGCGGGGTCCGTATCCATGTCGCCGGCATCGACCTCGTACGGGACGAGGCGGGGGACTTCCGGGTCCTGGAGGACAACGTCCGGGTGCCGTCGGGGGTGTCGTACGTCATCGAGAACCGGCGCGCGATGACCCGGGTGTTCCCGTCCCTCTTCTCCGAGCAGCACGTGGTGCCCGTCGACGGTTACGCGCAGCGGCTGCTCGCCGCGCTGCGGGCCGCCGCGCCCGGCGGCATCGGGGACCCGCGGGTCGTCGTCCTCACCCCCGGCCCCAGCAACGCCGCCTACTTCGAACACGCCCTGCTGGCCCGGCTGATGGGCGTGCAGTTGGTGGAGGGGCACGATCTCGTCTGCCGGGGGAACCGCGTGTGGATGCGGACGACTCGCGGGGAGATGCCCGTCCATGTCGTATACCGGCGGCTCGACGACGACTTCCTCGATCCCCTCCACTTCCGGCCCGACTCGGTGATCGGCTGCCCGGGCATCATGGGCGCGGCGATGGCGGGGAACGTCACGCTGGCGAACGCGGTGGGCAACGGCATCGCGGACGACAAGCTGCTGTACACCTACGTCCCGGACCTCATCCGCTACTACCTCCGTGAGGAACCGGTCCTGCCGAACGTGGAGTCCTTCCGGCCGGACGAGCCCGGGCAGCTGGAGGCCGTCCTCGACCAGATCGACCAGCTGGTGATCAAGCCGGTCGACGGGGCCGGCGGGCAGGGCATCGTCATCGGGCCGAAGGCCGACCGGGAGACGCTGGAGCGCACCCGGGAGGCCGTGCGGGCGGATCCGCGCGGCTGGATCGCGCAGCGGCCGGTGGCGCTGTCCACCTCCCCCACCCTCGCCGGCGAGCGCATGGCCCCGCGCCACATCGACCTGCGGCCCTTCGCCGTGAACGACGGGAGCGACGTGTGGGTCCTGCCCGGCGGACTGACCCGCGTCGCCCTCCAGGAGGGCAACCTCATCGTCAACTCCAGCCAGGGCGGCGGCTCCAAGGACACCTGGGTGCTCGCCGAGGGATCCGCCGAGCCCCGCCGCGCGGAGACCGGCGGCCCGCTGCCGGAGAAGGCACCGCGCCAGCTCGGTCCCGACGGCATCCGCACCATCGTGCAGGAAGGGGCGCAGCAGCAATGA
- a CDS encoding helix-turn-helix transcriptional regulator, whose translation MAGHATEEHPHGADRLCAAGDRVYSRAVRRGRVPRSDADAVPCLLELALLHPDPDDMGWLVPTSPQEVMTRLLRGVHAEVSASQARMGAAVDAVEWYAGLGSSRARSSAESSAIRVLDGLARIRAAIDEATDRCTAEVLTVQPGGIRREDELREGLHRALAMCRRGVRMRDLYTHVARHGQGLHNYMELMGESAEARTLDEVVERLIVFDRTVAFIPANADRTMALEIRHPALVEYLVTVFERLWRLGVPLAASLPATGVAGITHRERSIAALLAEGHQDAVVAERLGMSVRTCRAHIARLSERLGAASRTQLGVRIAEAGLDGPPRSTPPDDLPAPAAAESSTTPTAPCPPA comes from the coding sequence ATGGCCGGGCACGCGACCGAGGAGCATCCGCACGGGGCCGACCGGCTCTGCGCGGCCGGGGACCGCGTGTACTCCAGAGCCGTACGCCGGGGCCGCGTCCCGCGCTCCGACGCCGACGCCGTGCCCTGCCTCCTCGAACTCGCCCTGCTGCACCCCGACCCCGACGACATGGGCTGGCTGGTGCCCACCTCGCCGCAGGAGGTCATGACCCGGCTGCTGCGCGGCGTCCACGCCGAGGTCAGCGCGAGCCAGGCACGGATGGGCGCGGCGGTCGACGCCGTCGAGTGGTACGCGGGCCTCGGCAGTTCGCGGGCGCGATCGTCGGCGGAGAGTTCGGCGATCCGCGTGCTCGACGGGCTGGCCCGGATCCGGGCGGCGATCGACGAGGCCACCGACCGCTGCACCGCCGAGGTGCTGACCGTGCAGCCGGGCGGCATCCGGCGCGAGGACGAGTTGCGCGAGGGGCTGCACCGGGCGCTGGCGATGTGCCGTCGGGGCGTGCGGATGCGGGACCTGTACACGCATGTGGCCCGGCACGGGCAGGGTCTGCACAACTACATGGAGCTGATGGGGGAGTCGGCGGAGGCCCGCACCCTGGACGAGGTCGTGGAACGCCTCATCGTCTTCGACCGCACGGTGGCCTTCATCCCCGCCAACGCCGACCGCACCATGGCCCTGGAGATCCGCCACCCGGCGCTCGTGGAGTACCTGGTCACCGTCTTCGAACGGCTCTGGCGCCTCGGCGTTCCGCTCGCCGCGTCCCTCCCGGCGACCGGCGTCGCGGGCATCACGCACCGGGAGCGGTCCATCGCGGCGCTGCTGGCGGAGGGCCACCAGGACGCGGTGGTCGCCGAGCGGCTGGGCATGAGCGTCCGCACCTGCCGGGCCCACATCGCCCGCCTCTCCGAGCGCCTGGGCGCGGCCAGCCGCACCCAACTGGGCGTCCGCATAGCCGAGGCCGGCCTCGACGGCCCGCCCCGCTCGACCCCACCGGACGACCTGCCCGCCCCCGCTGCCGCCGAGTCGAGCACGACTCCTACAGCTCCGTGCCCTCCTGCTTGA